A genomic region of Exiguobacterium sibiricum 7-3 contains the following coding sequences:
- a CDS encoding AbrB/MazE/SpoVT family DNA-binding domain-containing protein has translation MKSTGIVRKVDELGRVVIPIELRRTLQIAEKDALEIYVDNEQIILKKYKPNMTCQVTGEVSEDNFKLADGKLILSPDGAQRVLVELKDFLDRHYAGNE, from the coding sequence ATGAAATCAACAGGTATTGTACGTAAAGTAGATGAGCTCGGCCGGGTCGTTATTCCAATCGAACTCCGTCGGACACTTCAAATCGCAGAGAAGGATGCGCTTGAGATTTATGTCGACAACGAGCAGATCATCCTTAAAAAATACAAACCAAACATGACTTGCCAAGTAACAGGTGAAGTATCGGAAGATAACTTCAAATTAGCAGACGGTAAATTGATTCTCTCTCCAGACGGCGCACAACGTGTCCTCGTTGAGTTAAAAGACTTCCTCGACCGTCATTACGCAGGAAACGAATAA
- the rsmI gene encoding 16S rRNA (cytidine(1402)-2'-O)-methyltransferase — MKATSSFKGQTTGLYIVPTPIGNLEDMTYRAVRILQESDLVAAEDTRQTMKLFNHFKIDTKLVSYHEHNKQVSGARLLADLHAGKQVALVSDAGMPGISDPGSDLIREAIAEDIPVVVLPGANAALTALVASGLATERFLYYGFLPRKKKERREALETVRYEKGSLIFYEAPHRLKEMLGALRDVLGERQLTLARELTKRYEEYIRGSVTEALEWAGEEVRGEFVVIVEGSTEERPAEEEQEADPLQQIERYIEQGEKPNAALKRVAKERGLDRQELYLRYHES, encoded by the coding sequence TTAAAGGACAAACAACCGGTTTGTACATCGTGCCGACACCGATCGGTAATCTCGAAGACATGACTTATCGGGCTGTCCGCATCTTGCAAGAGTCCGATCTCGTCGCGGCGGAAGATACACGGCAAACGATGAAATTATTTAATCATTTTAAAATCGACACGAAACTTGTCAGCTATCACGAACATAATAAACAAGTCAGCGGGGCACGGCTATTGGCCGACCTGCATGCGGGAAAACAGGTCGCCCTGGTCTCGGATGCCGGGATGCCGGGAATCTCAGATCCAGGCAGTGATTTGATTCGAGAAGCGATTGCCGAGGATATTCCGGTCGTCGTCTTACCGGGAGCAAACGCCGCATTAACGGCGCTCGTCGCCTCGGGTCTTGCGACAGAACGATTTTTATACTATGGTTTTTTACCGCGTAAGAAAAAAGAACGTCGTGAGGCGCTTGAAACCGTCCGTTATGAAAAAGGTAGCCTTATCTTCTATGAAGCACCGCATCGTCTTAAAGAGATGTTAGGCGCCTTACGGGATGTACTCGGAGAGCGTCAACTGACGTTAGCCCGCGAACTGACCAAACGGTATGAAGAGTATATTCGGGGTTCTGTGACAGAAGCTCTCGAATGGGCCGGAGAAGAAGTCCGGGGGGAGTTTGTCGTCATCGTCGAAGGGTCGACCGAGGAGCGACCGGCGGAAGAGGAACAGGAAGCGGATCCGTTACAACAAATTGAACGGTATATCGAACAAGGTGAAAAGCCGAATGCTGCCCTGAAACGAGTTGCCAAAGAGCGGGGACTCGATCGTCAGGAATTGTATTTGCGTTATCATGAATCCTAA
- a CDS encoding TatD family hydrolase, with the protein MLIDTHTHLNSDQFDGDVDETIERARANGVSPMIVVGFDHKTIDRAMELVEQYDDLYAVIGWHPVDSIDFDDAAYEKVERLMDHPKVVALGEIGLDYHWDTSPKDVQDAAFRKQIRLAKQKNKPIVIHNREATEDTLRILEEEDAKEVGGILHSYSMSAELLPRCLAMNFYISLGGPVTFKNAKMPKRVAQEVPLDRLLVETDCPYLTPTPYRGKRNEPAYVRFVAEEIAQLRGMMYADVEQATTENAKRVFRLP; encoded by the coding sequence ATGTTGATTGATACACACACACATTTAAACTCGGATCAGTTTGACGGAGATGTCGATGAGACGATTGAGCGGGCACGTGCAAACGGCGTATCTCCGATGATCGTCGTTGGCTTTGATCATAAAACGATTGACCGGGCAATGGAACTGGTTGAACAGTATGATGATCTGTATGCCGTCATCGGATGGCATCCGGTCGATTCGATTGATTTCGACGACGCTGCCTATGAAAAGGTAGAACGTTTGATGGACCATCCGAAAGTCGTTGCCCTTGGAGAAATCGGACTGGATTACCACTGGGATACTTCTCCGAAGGACGTTCAGGACGCAGCGTTTCGAAAGCAGATTCGTTTGGCGAAACAAAAAAATAAACCGATCGTCATCCATAACCGGGAGGCGACGGAAGATACGCTCCGCATTTTGGAAGAAGAAGACGCAAAAGAAGTCGGCGGGATTTTGCACAGTTACAGCATGAGTGCAGAACTCTTACCGCGCTGTCTGGCCATGAACTTCTACATTTCACTGGGAGGACCGGTGACGTTCAAAAATGCGAAGATGCCTAAACGCGTGGCACAAGAAGTGCCGCTTGATCGGTTATTGGTCGAGACGGACTGTCCGTATCTGACACCAACGCCTTATCGCGGAAAACGGAATGAGCCGGCTTATGTCCGTTTCGTTGCGGAAGAAATCGCACAGTTGCGTGGAATGATGTACGCTGATGTCGAACAGGCTACGACTGAGAACGCAAAACGCGTCTTCCGCCTTCCATGA
- the metG gene encoding methionine--tRNA ligase: MAKTFYITTPIYYPSAKLHIGHAYTTVAGDAMARYKRLQGFDVRYLTGTDEHGQKIQEKAKEAGVSEQEFVDGVVEQIKVLWDRLDISYDDYIRTTEPRHKEVVERVFETLLEKGDIYLGEYEGWYSVPDETYYTESQLVDGKSPDSGHPVELVREECYFFRISQYADRLVEYYEANPSFILPESRKHEMINNFIKPGLQDLAVSRTTFDWGVKVPSNPKHVVYVWVDALTNYISSLGYGTDDQGNFDKYWPADVHLVGKEIVRFHTIVWPALLMALDLPLPKQVFAHGWLLMKDGKMSKSKGNVVDPVPMIDRYGLDALRYYLLREVPFGSDGMFTPEAFVERMNFDLANDLGNLLNRTIAMITKYFDGVIPTYAGNVTPFDETLSTLAKETVEKVEASMEHMEFSVALSHIWQLISRANKYIDETQPWVLAKDETKTKELASSMVHLVGALRHVAIMLQPFMTRSPKEIFRQLGLEGQPMDWAALEQFAAVEEGTKVGTAEPIFPRRDMKEEVEAIVEMMKQASAARVEEETEVEEVDTDVRPETTIDVFDQIELRVGEIVTAEKIKKAKKLLKLTVDMGKETRQIVSGIAEWYEPEDLVGRKVIVVANLKPVTLRGELSQGMVLAAEKSGKLELATVPSTMANGASVK, from the coding sequence ATGGCAAAAACATTTTATATCACTACACCGATTTATTATCCTAGCGCTAAGCTACATATCGGTCACGCCTATACGACAGTCGCAGGGGACGCGATGGCGCGTTACAAACGCCTTCAGGGATTTGATGTTCGTTACTTAACCGGAACGGATGAGCACGGGCAAAAAATTCAAGAAAAAGCGAAGGAAGCCGGCGTTTCCGAGCAGGAGTTCGTCGATGGTGTCGTCGAACAAATCAAAGTCTTATGGGACCGTCTTGATATTTCCTATGATGATTATATCCGGACGACAGAACCACGTCATAAAGAAGTCGTTGAACGCGTTTTCGAGACATTACTCGAAAAAGGTGATATTTATCTCGGCGAATATGAAGGATGGTATTCCGTTCCAGACGAAACGTATTATACGGAATCACAGCTGGTCGACGGTAAAAGTCCGGACAGCGGTCATCCGGTCGAACTCGTCCGGGAAGAGTGTTACTTCTTCCGGATCAGTCAATACGCAGATCGCCTAGTGGAATATTATGAAGCAAACCCATCGTTCATTTTACCAGAATCACGGAAACATGAAATGATCAACAACTTCATCAAACCCGGTTTACAAGACCTTGCCGTCTCACGGACGACATTCGACTGGGGTGTCAAAGTTCCGTCGAATCCGAAACACGTCGTCTACGTGTGGGTTGATGCGTTAACGAACTACATCTCGTCACTTGGATACGGAACAGACGACCAAGGAAACTTTGATAAGTACTGGCCAGCAGATGTACACCTTGTCGGAAAAGAAATCGTTCGTTTCCACACGATCGTCTGGCCGGCCTTGCTGATGGCACTCGACCTGCCGCTTCCGAAGCAAGTGTTCGCACACGGCTGGTTGCTGATGAAAGACGGCAAGATGTCGAAATCAAAAGGAAACGTCGTTGATCCGGTTCCGATGATTGATCGGTACGGACTTGATGCGTTACGTTATTACCTGCTTCGGGAAGTACCGTTCGGTTCAGACGGGATGTTCACACCGGAAGCATTTGTCGAACGGATGAACTTTGATCTGGCGAATGACCTGGGGAACTTACTCAACCGCACGATTGCGATGATCACGAAGTATTTCGACGGCGTCATTCCGACGTATGCCGGAAACGTCACACCGTTTGACGAAACGTTGTCGACACTGGCCAAAGAAACGGTCGAGAAGGTCGAAGCTTCGATGGAACACATGGAGTTCTCGGTTGCTTTATCGCACATCTGGCAATTGATCAGCCGTGCCAATAAATACATCGATGAGACACAACCGTGGGTACTTGCAAAAGATGAAACGAAAACAAAAGAACTCGCTTCATCGATGGTCCACCTGGTTGGTGCGTTACGCCACGTCGCGATCATGTTGCAACCGTTCATGACACGTTCGCCAAAAGAAATCTTCCGTCAACTCGGTCTTGAAGGACAACCGATGGACTGGGCAGCACTTGAACAGTTCGCGGCTGTTGAAGAGGGAACGAAGGTCGGTACGGCAGAACCAATCTTCCCACGCCGTGATATGAAAGAAGAGGTCGAAGCCATCGTTGAGATGATGAAACAAGCTTCTGCTGCACGCGTCGAAGAAGAGACGGAAGTCGAAGAGGTAGATACCGATGTTCGTCCGGAAACGACGATTGATGTGTTTGACCAAATCGAGTTACGTGTCGGAGAAATCGTCACAGCTGAAAAAATCAAAAAAGCAAAAAAATTGCTGAAGCTGACGGTCGACATGGGGAAAGAAACACGACAAATCGTTTCAGGAATCGCTGAATGGTATGAGCCGGAAGATTTAGTCGGCCGGAAAGTCATCGTCGTCGCCAATTTAAAACCTGTCACATTGCGGGGAGAATTGTCGCAAGGGATGGTGCTCGCTGCCGAGAAATCAGGTAAACTTGAATTAGCTACCGTACCATCAACGATGGCGAACGGGGCAAGTGTAAAATAA